A stretch of Anas acuta chromosome 3, bAnaAcu1.1, whole genome shotgun sequence DNA encodes these proteins:
- the LOC137853514 gene encoding left-right determination factor 2-like, with protein sequence MEPSFAQMLCTLCLATTVCAFTQEEFKEVLLKQLGLSEVPKLHKRDLVDLVIPEHVRNKYISMLKRHRVKRRASPSLGSILRGIPGNADIGGDVLYPDPTRQNLVFDMEGRIPINSEVTMAELKLFKKPLDRANLPAKQSHRPVSNARVSVYWVQRQRDGTNRTSLIDSRLVPVRESGWKNFDVTQAVHYWLRNKRQEPMVLQVWIEGERVGSYASEVAKAVRFTSQDPRDKAMGKPELVVYTLDLEDYGGPGDCKDGMVTGKSTCCRQKHYISFRELSWTQYWVIEPAGYQAYRCQGGCLQPPRSLQHLGAGGRACAVAETSSLPVMYLVRRGNRTEIEAAEFPNMIIEKCSCMANGAALV encoded by the exons ATGGAGCCGAGCTTTGCCCAGATGCTCTGCACGCTCTGCCTGGCCACCACAGTCTGTGCCTTCACCCAGGAAGAGTTCAAGGAGgtgctgctgaagcagctgGGACTCTCCGAGGTCCCTAAGCTTCACAAGAGAGACCTGGTGGACCTGGTCATCCCAGAGCACGTGAGGAACAAGTACATCTCCATGCTGAAGCGCCACAGGGTGAAGCGCCGCGCCTCGCCGAGCCTGGGCAGCATCCTCCGGGGAATCCCTGGCAATGCAG ACATTGGGGGAGACGTCCTCTATCCTGACCCCACACGCCAGAACCTCGTTTTTGACATGGAGGGGAGAATACCGATAAACAGCGAGGTGACAATGGCCGAGCTGAAACTTTTCAAGAAGCCCTTGGACAGGGCAAACCTGCCTGCTAAGCAGTCTCACAGGCCTGTCTCCAACGCCAGAGTCAGTGTCTACTGGGTGCAGCGGCAGCGTGATGGCACCAACAGGACCTCCCTCATTGACTCCCG GCTGGTTCCAGTGCGAGAGTCGGGCTGGAAGAACTTTGACGTGACACAGGCCGTGCACTACTGGCTGCGAAACAAGAGGCAGGAGCCCATGGTCCTGCAGGTCTGGATCGAGGGGGAGCGAGTAGGCAGTTATGCCTCAGAGGTGGCCAAAGCAGTGCGCTTCACCTCGCAGGACCCCAGGGACAAAGCCATGGGCAAGCCCGAGCTGGTGGTTTATACCCTCGACTTGGAGGACTACGG GGGCCCCGGGGACTGCAAGGATGGCATGGTGACGGGGAAGTCCACCTGCTGCCGTCAGAAGCACTACATCAGTTTCCGTGAGCTCTCCTGGACACAGTACTGGGTCATTGAGCCAGCTGGGTACCAGGCTTACCGGTGCCaggggggctgcctgcagccccccaggtccCTGCAGCACTTGGGGGCTGGGGGACGTGCCTGCGCTGTGGCCGAGACCTCCTCACTCCCTGTCATGTACCTGGTCAGGAGGGGCAACCGCACCGAGATTGAGGCAGCTGAGTTTCCCAACATGATCATCGAGAAGTGCAGCTGCATGGCAAATGGTGCGGCGCTGGTGTGA